The DNA segment CTGGATTGGATTTAATACCATGTCTGTAAGACTTGAAGAGTCAATGTTTGTTTGACAATGTGTTGACTAGTCATACTGGTTGGAAAGTTTTACATTCTGTAATGaattccagaagttattaattgacGATGTTACCTGATCAGTATCTGACTAGGAGCAAAACCACGTGATCTAATAAAGTAACACAAGTTTCTTCTACACATCCATGGGAGGTATTAATTTGTGTTTAATATTCTGTGATTTTCTCTTTGTGCTTGTATGTGAAGAATGTATTTGGAATCAGAAGTActaaaatttttttaaagttactcCCTTTTGGGTTTGCTTTCATCTCTTCTGTCTCTTCCGCCATCCCCAGCCAGAGGCAGGCACATCACCTCCCAGACTTCTGATAACGCTGACCCATTCACTAAGGTGTTTAAGAGTGATCTGGAGGGAGGTGTTCTTCAGTTCTCTTCCTATCCAAGGCTGTCCATTTCAATTGTGAATCAGGAGTGATGTAGGAGTTACATTGGATTTAATAAGTATTAAATTGGGTTCTTCAAGTCTTGTCTGTGTTCATTGCGTTTGTTGTGACGTAGTTTTGAGTGGGGTGaatagtgtatatattgtgatacacaaggtatcacaattgtgtgggacaggctgaggGTCTTTTTCTGTCTCATTATTTGTATGAAAGAACTCTGTCCTCAGGGTGACCAAACTGCTGAAACTCCACCTTGAGTCTGCACTGAGGCGCAAGGCCCAAATCTGCAGACATGTTTTGGCACATGTAGTGGTATCAAGCAGACAAATGTTGATCTGTATGAATTAGAAATGGAGTAACGTGATTTTAATCTTCCATATGAAAGGAATATTGAGATAGGGTGCTAGAAAACCTTGGTGAAATACTATTTGTGTGGTCGTGGAGGTTAAATGTTTAGATACGAAGGTCTGGATTTCATTCATATCAGTTTTTTTCTAGTGAGATTTATTACCTCACTTGTACTCTTCTTGAAGAACAGCAATTCTATTTGGAGTTAATTACTGTACATTTGTTCAATAAGTTGTCTTAATCCAGTACTGTCCCAATGTGATGACATGAGGTGCTGCCCATGATTTCCTCGGTTCATGTTACTGTGATACAGAAAATGCAGAATAAAGACTATACCCTTGTGGCAGGAGTGGTATGCTTATGGGTGGTTACTGAGAACCGGATTTGAAGTTATTTGAAGGTAGGAGTCTGGACTCAAGTTCAGTAGTAAAGAGGAAActttagagaagaaattaactTAATCTTCCTGCTCAGGCCACTTTATGACACCTTGGTTTTGACTCTTAGTTTCCTCTGAGTCACACAGCTCTACATGCTGAGAATGAGGCTTCTTACTAGGTTTACAAACATTCTTCACTGGAGTGGTCCAATGCATTTTTAAAATAACATTCTTACCTTTTCCTGCGATCTTTCTCTTGAGAAAGTGATTGTAGATCACGTGAATGTCTGACAACTGGCTCAATGGTCTATCAGAGTCTGCTTGGTTCACTATTGTACCCATCCTTGTGTCTCTGAAGTACGTGAAATTGAAATGCAAAAGCAGTAGATAAAAGCAACACAGTAAAGCCTTTGAAAAGAACCATGGATATTTTTCACTTGTAGCTAAGTATTAGTACAGGACAATAAGATTCATAACTAATAAGTAGGGGAAAGAAACATTTTAAACACTCAGAACATGCGTCTCAAAACTGCATAGTAACAATTTGCCATCTAATATTTTCACTGGTCCACGGTTACATTGGTTGGAAGAGGAAGCTATGTTGTAATAATACATTGTTATTTGAAGGCGTAAAGGAAGCATGTATTGTAGACCATTCATTAACTTTTTTTCAAGAGGTTGCTCACTTGTAAAAGAGTGCCTAGCAAATAAATTGTTGCAATGACAGTAGTGTTGGAATTTTACTTTCTCCCAAGAGCTTCTGCTTAAGTTAAACTTTTACACAGATTAATTTGTATAAAGCATACACCTGCGGCTTTTTAGGCATATTTGCACAATGCTGGGATCATAGATTAGGGACAAATGACTTAACACATAGTGACTTCTTCCCACCCTCACCATCTGTTATTAGGAGCTGAGCATTTAATTTTGATTCTTCCTGGAATGAGGTATTAACTTGTGAACAATACAATATGCTGTCATTTATTCACTCCAGATGGGATTTAATGCCAAAATGGGTTTAGGTCAGAACCTGTGCTAGAGTAGACTTATCTCCAATCTGTGCTCCATTCAATTGCAGTAGGATTAGTAAATGATTCCTTGGTGTAGATATGATTTCCTCCAGAGATTACTTTTAATAAGAAGACTTTGATTTGATGAACTACTGATATTTCAGTCACCTGTCTGGCAGATAAATAAATTAATTATTTGCAACTGTTTATCCCATGGTGTCCAAACTTTTTGTCTTAGTGGGTCACTTAATTGCTTGCCCTGGAGCTCCATATAAACAATTACAATTCAAAACACTAATTCATGGTAATAAGGGTGTGAACTTAGTAGTCAACATAGGGGTTGGTTCAGTTTGAGAATTTATTAAAAGTTAATTGTGTTGAATACTATTGGGAAGGTGAGGTGTGCCAAGTGCAGTGTTCTGGAATATGATTGGGGGCAGGTTTTGGATAGTTGAAAAATTTGTGTATAGTTGTATTTCATGGAATTTGGCAAGGTCAGGGGTCATTTTTATTAGTAAAAGGCGGTAATAACATGACTGATTCAATGATTTCTTCTTGGGccatcccttgaatcgaggatgacttacttccaccccaaaaagggatgagttccatgagttcacaggtgtttcaatgaaggacctaatattccaggtcccgaactacaggtagaagggtggaagatgtctgtgaggattttttttaatgtgtggtgaccgttgcacaacagccaccatacGGACTTGacaagagcttggtcttggtccagtggtaaggattaaccaagatgatcggagaccagctctgctgcacggacctagtgcgcacacatatcgcagtgtggactggcctatGCTGCCCTTGGGGCCCACCCCTCTTCTGGGGTCTTTTTTTAaaaacccaccccctccccccccccccccccccgcagttcgCCGATTTTCTCCTCTCTCCCGAGATGCAGTCTCCTTTGCTGGGCTGAGGTTTCTCGGGTACCGGCTGTTGTGCTGCACCTCACCCAAGAGGCTGATCTTCgtgtataataagaacataagaattaggaacaggagtaggccatccagcccatcgagcctgctccgccattcaacaagatcgtggctgatctggccgtggactcggctccaattacccgcccgctccccatagcccttaattcctTGAAACCCTTAATGAGCCTTGAAAGCTTATTTACTGATACTTCAGTCAGTCACTTGcatttctatttctcatctacatactacCCCTCGATGGCATCAGAAAACATGTCTAGTTCCACATGTATGTTGGCAACactccactctatcccaccatcacctctcttgacctctccaatGTCTCTGCTTTGTCAGAATGCTTGTCCAAGATCCAGTATTGGCTGCGCAGAAATTTCCTCAaacaaatattgggaagactgaagccatgtcaggtccctgccacaaactccattccctggccaccatttccatccttctccctggcaaccgtctgaagctgagccagaccgtTCGCAATCTTGGTACTGTGGTTAACCCCaagatgagtttccgaccacatagccGCTCCATCACCAAGGCTGCCTGCTTCCACCTTTGTAACACCACTTGACTTcaactctgcctcagctcatctgctgctgaaatactcatccatgcttttgttacctctagacttggcctctcatcttccatcctacataaacttatcatccaaaactctgctgctcatatcttaactcgcactaagtcccgttcacccaccacccttgtgcttgctgacctaccctGGCTTCCAgttcggcaacgcctcaattttaaaattcccatccttgtcttcaaatccctctttggccttgcccctccatatctctaacctcctctagccctacaagcctttgagatctttgcgctgctccaattctggcatcttgcgtatccccaattttaatcgcttcactGCAGCCAgcggtgctttcagctgccttggtcctaagctctggaacacctgcctaaacctctcatcctttctccttaaagcctacctctttgaccaagcttttggtcatctgttctgatatttccttctgtggctcaatgtcaaattttgattgataacactattgtgaagcgtcttgggacatttggctacgtgaaaggtgctatataaatgcaagttgttaacaaATGCAATGCACTAGAACAGCTTGTCTTCTAACCTTTGTTGGAAGTACATTATCAGGATCATGCATCTAGCCTTGTTGCTAACTAAAGGCATGTTTTATTTTATGTCTTATTTTAAATGCTTCCCTATAATGGATCCCCCCCAAGTGGCCCTGTTCACGACCTTCTCAGGAAGTGATGCAAGGGGTAACTACGCCAACAGCAAGCGGATGCATTTCATTTCCTAAAAGGCAAAGGATATGCTGCCAGGAAATATTCATAAATTAGGAGACGGCATAATATCTGCAACAATCCTAGTTACAGTGGAATCATTTAGTTAGCATGTACACGGCTTGCAGTAATTACTCATGATTTTGTGGGAGGGAAAAGCAGAGCTGGTCGGCCATAGTTTGGACACCTCTGGTTTACCATTTTGAATTCTAGCATTGAAATAGTAATCTAACATCAATAGAGATGGGTATTTTCTTCAGTCAATCTGGATGTATATTGCTGACATCTCTTAAAAGTCTCTGGTGAACAACAATCATATGAATTTTCTTTGCGTTCATCCTAAAAATGTGGAAATGAAGACACTGGTGTCAATATTAAGGGTTGCATGCCACCAGCGATCTGgaaaatacagcacctgcaacaggAAGAACAAGTGTCAATGAACATTGAAAAGGTCTCAATGCAGGTAGAATATGACACAAACTAAATGAAATGTGCTTTAGACCCAGTGCACTACCGGATACAAGATAGCAGAGATGTCAACCTTTAAGAATTGAAATCAGTAAAATCTGTTATCTCACCTACATGGTCATTATTCTTATTATAAGAATGCCTTAACATTGAGTTTTGAGAAGATATTTGACTCTGTAATCATCACAACCAACCCCATATTTTTTTCTTTCCTCAGCTGCCTAGCCCCACACTCTGGAGTACCATCCTTTAAGTCTCTTAGAGcccacctctgtgaccaagctttgggtcacccctcttaatatctcctcctttgactCGGCGTCCATTTTTTCCCCCTTAAATCTCGTAAAACATCTTGATGTCTTTTTTctacaagaacaacttgtatttatatagcacctttaacgtggtaaaatgtccccaaggcacttcccaggagcattatcaaacaaaatttgacaccgagccacataaggagataatgggGCAGATGAAGTAGGTTTTTCAGGAGCGTATTAAAAGGAGGAAAAAGGTAGAGAGACTGAGGTAAAGaaaccagagcttagggccttgggtaGCTGAcggcacagccactaatggtggagtaattaaaatcagggatgctcactggaatttagaagaatgagaggggatctcttagaaacttataaaaatctgacgggactggacaggttagatgcaggaagaatgttcccgatgttggggaagtccagaatcaggggtcacagtctaaagataacgggtaagccatataggactgatgaggagaaactttttcaccagagagttgtgaacctgtggaattctctgccacagaaagttgttgaggccagttcgttggacattcaaaatggagttagatgtggcccttacggctaaagggatcagtgggtatggagagaaggcaggggtggggtactgagattgcatgatcagccatgatcatattgaatggcggtgcagactcgaagggccgaatggcctgctcatgcacctactttctatgtttcaagaggccagaattagaggagcgcagatattttggaaggttgtggggctggaggagattagagatagggaggggcgaggccatggagggatttgaaaatgagcagaattttaaaatcgaggcgtttctTAACCGGTAGccgatgtagatcagtgagcacaggtgtgatgggtgaacgagacatgGTGAGAGTTAAGACATGGATatcagaattttggatgaccttaagtttacggaaggtagaaagtgggaggcctacATTAAAGGCTCTCTTATAAATTCAAGTTTTTGTTGTCCTTGCTAATTGCCCGTAACTGCATTGTATAAAATGTACATTGTTTTAGCTCACCTCTCCTGGGTATATAGTGCACTCCATTGGTTTGTCCCCTTCTGATAAATGTGGGTACGTGTCAAACATCCATGAGAGGGTAGTCATATTTGGGTGAAACTCTGGTGTTTTTTCCGGTGGGTAAAGAAACCAGCGCTGTCCAAAATATTTAAGAAGTAATTAGAACAAATGGATTGACCCAGAACATGAGTATTTATAAATCAGTATTCAGGTACAATTCACTAACACTAACGGACTAATAGTCAAAAAGTGTACAACTTTCTGAAAAACAAAATCACAAATATCTTGTACAAGCTCATATCAGTAAAATCTACTGACATTTACTAGTGTTTATTTAATAATCTACTAGCTTATCACAAAAACTGATCAATACAAGACGACTGTCTCATTAGCCCATTGGCCAACTGCCTCCCAATAAAGGTGACAAACCTGAATAAGTAATAAGGAATGCTGGGAGCAGACGCTGAGATACAATTGGCCGCGATTTCGCCAACAGTGGCGAGAGAGGTCCAGCTGGCATTGGTGGCGTATGGGGAACGCATTCTCGGCTCCGTCCTGCCCTCTAAACACAATCTTCTGTTGatggagcttgttaagcccgccctgtgagtTTCCGGCCTATTAACAGGAAGCCAGTCTGATGACGTTTCCTTAAAGGCACCGTGGCCAACTTTTTTTTTGACACTTCTGTCAAGCGTTGTACAGgaatgaggtgctgcaaacactgataagcactgcacaaaggtgtacaACTgcgcccaggctctcccatgacttcctccagatgtttatggagggagtggcagcacgcagggaggttctcttcccttccaatgaacAGAAGATACCTTCCCAGTACACCAACTTAGCtcggttacacattgcacaggagggcacaagcagggatgtagtcagaaggacctggctgcagtgatgcaaacatttcaataatctcagtagatcacaaaacgttactgcaaagccacactcaacctcatcctgctgtgccacgcatcacatccccatcactctgcattccctaccctactcctgcaaatccgtactcacaccaactgaccttgcacctccacccatccctctttatctacattatcacttcctcatctcactagcccctttcatccttgtccaatcatactaactaacaacacacaagagtaggcattTGGGTGTTTAAGCCAATGTTCAGtacagtttctgctaatgtgttgtcaaacactgaaatctttactttgaacactttgtgttcttgaacagatttgtgtgcacctttggaagtggcttagtgagttgtagtgaatggtcagatatAGGAGTAtcttgcacaatggtgatgagtgtgaaaggaatggcttggacactgcagagatgctttatggagctggtgtggggtggtgccaacctggcgcatcatgtggcagccagcgtGTACAGAGTCAAgttaagtaaatgtggccatggtgaggccgtccctggcctcctgggcagcaatgtggtcaggtgctgatgccctatgtcctgtgcagcagcaggtgattgcggagaaggttggtgatgctggtgtgtttagtgatgttggtgttagggctgattgtggtgggattctgaggaccaaggtgagattttttcaagggcaccgttgCTGCTGgattagatggcaggtgaggttgagatgacagaagcgatcggtcaatggtgagaggtttctccaaggaggtgatagtgaatagagagttcactgcaaacacttccaagctgcatatagctcaaaagtttcttccaaatcctgaaggcttcagcttctgacattggaaagtgaacagctgtgaaatggtagcttttatactactacagcagctgtcaactagccaaagcaatggagagtcactgagaacccaacacacttacctggcatgaaacccAAGAGACGGGAAACTCGTTGAAAACTTGATAAAATAATTAAGATCTGaataaaatccttttaaatacctttaaatgaCCTCTTAAGCTTCTTAATTGACTGGTCGCCGCCTGGTGTCGAGTCTGCGATCCGCACGCAGAGccaacagttgagaaactgacacggaagTCTGATCAGAACGGACTTCCGCTcctctgtcaatcagggccattttgacagggggcccgcctccaaacctgcactcgcagggctgggacgaTTCCGGCCAATGTGTGAGCCTCAGAAACACCAACATTGCAGTTTATGATCAGCAGGCCATGTTTATCTAAAAGCTGCAGTTGTCTCTGCCTCCAGTGTTCCCTGTAGCAAAGCATTCCATCCTCAGACAACTCTGTGCGCAAGGAAATTTCTCCTAACCTCTACTTTTTAAACTGGTGACTCCTTGTCACCATCTCCCCAACCAGAATAAATGGTCTTTCCCCATTcagtccatcaaaacccttcataattgttAAATCCTCTGCTCTAGTGGAAACATTTTAAGTATCTTGAGGCTCATCTCATTACTACAGATTTTCAACcttgatatcatagaatcatagaaatttacagcacggaaggaggccatttcagcccattgtgtccacgccagccgaccaagagctatccagcctaatctcactttccagctatagtccattgccctgtaggttacggcactttaagtgcacatccaagtattttttaaatgtggtgaggctttctgcctttaccaccctttcaggcagtgagttccagatccccaccaccttctgggtgaagaaatttcccctcgtatctcctctaaacctccccccaattactttaaatctatgccccctggttgttgatctcaagggaaacaggtccttcctatccactttatccaggcccctgaattttatacacttcaatcaggtcccccctcagcctcctttgttccaaagaaaacagactcagcatctccaatctttcctcatagtcaaaattctccagtccaggataTCATCCTGTTGAAACTATGCTGTACACTCTCTGTGACTTTAATGTCCTTTCTTTTATGGGGTACACAAAACTGCATACAGTTCTCcaaactgtggcctaaccattgcCTTGTACATATTTATCATAGCCtctttgctcttgtactctatatGTAAAACCCAAATGCTATTAGCCTTTTTTATGGTGCACATACCTGCACAGGCACTTTTAAGAAATTATACATTTGAACTCCTAGGTCATTCTGTTCTTTCACACCCTTCAGCATCTTTCCATTGAGTGTATGCTCCCAATCCTTGTTTATCCTCTTAAAATGCATCATCTTACACTTCTCCGTAATAAGTTGCATCTGTCACCTGTCTTCCTAACGAGTTATGACAGTTTGAAAggtactggctgaaagggtggtggaagcagatttaatagtaacttttcaaaagataattggatatatacttaaaaaggaaaaatttgctgggctatggggaaagagtgagacctaatttgatagctctttcaaagagccggcataagcatgatgggtcgaatgaccgctttctgtgctgcatgattctatttcTAATAATGTTTACAACGATTCTGCTTCTGCAGGTACTGAATTCCATTGAGGACTTGAAATTCTCACCTTTCGTCCGTATATAACTTCGGAATATCCTGCTCCGTGCCAGTGGAATGGCACTCCTGTACCTGCATCTGAAAGCCAATCCCCAACCCCAAAAAACACTTTTTAATTTCTTCTTCATTCCATTCCAAATTATATACAATCAAGAGAATGAGAACAAATTCATCAACAAGTCCATGTGTGCTGACCCCGATAACATAGATTTTAACATGCTTTCTTCATACCCTTTATGGATATGCTTGTTTGAAACAGCAGAATATTACTGAAAATGAAGATCCCCCCACTCCCAGGATTAAATCAGTGCTTTAATAGAGGCTAGGATTGGCATAGCAAATAATTTTCACAAATAATGAGGCCTCTCCCAGATTAAAGCCTCACCACGTTTTTTGTCATGAAGATACGCCCTCTTTATTAATTTCTCCCAGTGACTCCCTGGTTTCCACATACCACTTGCGTGCAGACAAGCAACTTTCTACCTGCAACTCTCTGAAACCAGCCAGCATTTGAGCAAGAGCAGCCAGAGGGAATACAACCCCTTGATTTTCCCATCCTCCCTTTCTGGAGGTATTGAGTCTCcactacacagaaacaggccattcagctcaaccagtccatgctggtgtttatgctccaatcgagcctcctcTCAATCGTTTCAACCAAttcctgtagtagcgagttccacattctccccactctgggTAATGGAGCTTCTTCTGAATtcgctatttgatttcttggtgactatcttatattgatggtctctaattatgctcttcccacaagtgaaaacaccctttctgtatctactctatcaaaacttttcataattttaaagatctctattaggtcacccctcagtcttctctgttcaagagaaaagagacccagcctgttcatcctttcccaataagtaaaccctcgcatttctggtatcatccttgtgtatcttctctgcgccctctccaatgcctctatatcgtttttataatatgacgaccagaattgtacgcagtactccaagtgtggtctaactaaggctcgatacaagtttagcataacttcactacttttcaattctagtcctctagaaataaaccctagtgcttgctttgcttttttatggcctagttaacctgtgttgctacttttagtgatttatgtatttgtactccagtcactttgctcctctaccccatcagACTCTCACTCGCCAAGTAgtgtgacctccatattcttcctaccaaaatgtaataccttacatttatctgtgttgaaaatgttataatttgccaattatatgtccattctgcaagattattaatctcctcctgtaatttgttgcagtcctcctctgtattgactatcccccctcaatttggtgtcatctgcaaatttagaaattgtgtttttgattccaaagtctaaattgttaatataaattgtgaacaacagtggccccAGCAGTGATTCTTGTGGAATACCACTtctcaccttctgccactgtgaatagctacctttacccctattctctgctttctgtcttaaagccagctagctatccattctgctacttgtcccaacGACTCATTCTCTGACCGTATTCATTagtttattatgtggtaccttatcaaaagccttttgaaaatctagataaattgcatCTACTGCAGTGtgcttgtctactctctgttacctcttcaaaaaattgaatgaggttggtcaaggaagactctcccttttgaaatccatgctgcctattcattattatatttttgttttctagatgttctattttctcctttagtagggattccaaaaTTTTACATAGCAAAGATTGGCCTTCCAGATATGTGGTATCCCAGACAAgactactacaggttgaacctcccttatccagaaccacccttcatccagaaccattcccgcccaccaggtggcgcatgcgcagaactccgacatgaacaaattgaagtccttcctcgctgccgattgccgcaatcgctggcctgaccccgtgatctactgcccccttcaccccccccatgatctctctgccacattcccagccccaagccagcgagccctgatatccccttgctcagtacctgtaacatgaccacctctcgtccagaaaaattccttatccagaacaggccaggtcctgaaggTTCCAGATCGAGGTTGAAGTTCAACCTGTACCAGAGGTTAAAGCAGGCTGGAACTGTCtggtaggccattcggttcttgtTTCAACCAGTCCTTGTAGCATTGCCTCTTGTAATCAGCTACGTGGTCATTGGCCACTCCTGATCTCTCGAGATTAGCAAAAGACTGAATTATATCTATTGATTATTGAGATGGTCCAATCTTGTGAACATCCCTGCTTCAATTCATGTTCCATTGTTGGATACGTGCTCCCAGCTTTGCTTTCTGTAAGCTGCttcattttaaattttaaaatttcATATTTGAACCTCTTTTCTAATATTATCAGCCTTGCTGCTTTACTGCTCCTATTACCAGCCCAGGCCTCAGTCTTCCTGTGTCCAATGGCTCAGACTCAGTGGTCTCACTGTTCTTGCTCCCACAATTGGCTCTGATCAAGTGGCTTTGGGCTCACTTCTTCACCATTGGTTTGATCCCCAGGGCTTTGCTGCACCCATTCCTGCCAACTTGAATCTCGCAGCCTTGCTGCTCCCTTTCATGTTGGACCTGTGGCCTTCTCAAGAAAAAGTTAGTTTCATACTTGAATCAGTTTGAAGTCAGTCCTTTATAAATTATATCCAGATTTACTACTCCATCCAAGTCATTCTCTGCTTGCCACATCCATGTGTTCTGGCCACGACATTAAAAAGTGTTTTATTTTTTGGCTTGAACATATGCAATATTACACATGGCATAAAAATGATCTATCGTTAATGGGTTTATCTTGTTCAGAACCAACAGTTCAGAAGCTGTGGACTAACCTGCTATCCCAAAGCTGTAAGCTCCTCTGGCCCCAGGTAGCTGGTATGGAGGCTGGATGTATGTTCTGAAGAGCGAGTCCCACTCTGTGAAATTGTTATCTCCAAAGAAGTAGAATGTATCTGTTCAATCAGGAAACATCACAAATACCATTTAAACAGTTCGTGAAGGCAGGCCTCGATCACCAGACTTACAGCTGCCCCACTGTAACTGTACGTTCAGCTCAGTGACTTATGATAAGTGGATTCGTGGGAAACACGCTTATAGTTTAGTCAACACTATGCTCGTCTTTAGTAGGCGGTGCGGTGTGCTGGAGACCTATCTGATGTAACACAATACTGGTGGCATGCAGCTCCAGTTCCCCCGTGCCAATAAGTTTTTGATCTTGGCCACATTGCCTCGGGGAACGCAAGTGCCTCCCCACAGACGCAAGAATAAGCTCAGGCTGCTCTCCTGCTGATCAGAGCAGAGTGGTATTGATGGAGGCTCGGAGGCAGATAACCAGACGACGAGTTATGCATGGCCCATTGTGATACAAAAATATACGTTACATCTTCATTTGAAATGATTCTTGTTAAAAGTGAGTTGTGAGGCAAGTTGTTATGGTATCAGATGTGAActctcttttagaaacatagaaatttacagcgtggaaggaggccattttggcccatcgtgtccgcgccgaccgacaaagagccacacggcccttggtcagcagccctga comes from the Pristiophorus japonicus isolate sPriJap1 chromosome 15, sPriJap1.hap1, whole genome shotgun sequence genome and includes:
- the jmjd8 gene encoding jmjC domain-containing protein 8 isoform X4; the protein is MEVRDSLTYSEFFHRYAYSKPVIIRGITHNEQFRALCSKQNLMREFGNRLVRLSTANTYSYQKVDVPFKEYVEHMMKPQSLDSLGSDTFYFFGDNNFTEWDSLFRTYIQPPYQLPGARGAYSFGIADAGTGVPFHWHGAGYSEVIYGRKRWFLYPPEKTPEFHPNMTTLSWMFDTYPHLSEGDKPMECTIYPGEVLYFPDRWWHATLNIDTSVFISTFLG
- the jmjd8 gene encoding jmjC domain-containing protein 8 isoform X3, which translates into the protein MERCAPRALLAVALLAAATPGELETDGGWYAYSKPVIIRGITHNEQFRALCSKQNLMREFGNRLVRLSTANTYSYQKVDVPFKEYVEHMMKPQSLDSLGSDTFYFFGDNNFTEWDSLFRTYIQPPYQLPGARGAYSFGIADAGTGVPFHWHGAGYSEVIYGRKRWFLYPPEKTPEFHPNMTTLSWMFDTYPHLSEGDKPMECTIYPGEVLYFPDRWWHATLNIDTSVFISTFLG
- the jmjd8 gene encoding jmjC domain-containing protein 8 isoform X2, giving the protein MLPKKPWQTDHSTQIVGKGPCNMEVRDSLTYSEFFHRYAYSKPVIIRGITHNEQFRALCSKQNLMREFGNRLVRLSTANTYSYQKVDVPFKEYVEHMMKPQSLDSLGSDTFYFFGDNNFTEWDSLFRTYIQPPYQLPGARGAYSFGIADAGTGVPFHWHGAGYSEVIYGRKRWFLYPPEKTPEFHPNMTTLSWMFDTYPHLSEGDKPMECTIYPGEVLYFPDRWWHATLNIDTSVFISTFLG
- the jmjd8 gene encoding jmjC domain-containing protein 8 isoform X1; protein product: MERCAPRALLAVALLAAATPGELETDGGWQTDHSTQIVGKGPCNMEVRDSLTYSEFFHRYAYSKPVIIRGITHNEQFRALCSKQNLMREFGNRLVRLSTANTYSYQKVDVPFKEYVEHMMKPQSLDSLGSDTFYFFGDNNFTEWDSLFRTYIQPPYQLPGARGAYSFGIADAGTGVPFHWHGAGYSEVIYGRKRWFLYPPEKTPEFHPNMTTLSWMFDTYPHLSEGDKPMECTIYPGEVLYFPDRWWHATLNIDTSVFISTFLG